In a genomic window of Saccharothrix sp. HUAS TT1:
- a CDS encoding DUF501 domain-containing protein — protein sequence MTVGDEDRAAVAAQLGRAPRGMREVAARCPSGHPAVVQTNPRLEDGTPFPTLYYLTCSKLNSYVSRLEGAGLMKEMTDRLAADGELAARYLRAHELYLAERDAIEPLGTTVTAGGMPTRVKCLHVHVAHSLAAGRGVNPFGDEALDLLAEWWPSGECASTVKN from the coding sequence GGCGACGAGGACCGGGCGGCGGTCGCGGCGCAGTTGGGGCGCGCCCCGCGGGGCATGCGCGAGGTCGCCGCGAGGTGCCCGAGCGGGCACCCGGCGGTCGTGCAGACCAACCCCCGGTTGGAGGACGGCACGCCGTTCCCGACCCTGTACTACCTGACGTGCTCGAAGCTGAACTCCTACGTCAGCAGGCTCGAAGGGGCCGGGCTGATGAAGGAGATGACCGACCGGCTGGCGGCGGACGGGGAGCTGGCGGCCCGCTACCTGCGGGCGCACGAGCTGTACCTGGCCGAGCGGGACGCGATCGAGCCGCTGGGCACGACCGTCACCGCGGGCGGCATGCCGACCAGGGTCAAGTGCCTGCACGTGCACGTGGCGCACTCGCTGGCCGCGGGCCGCGGCGTGAACCCGTTCGGCGACGAGGCCCTCGACCTGCTCGCCGAGTGGTGGCCGAGCGGGGAGTGCGCGTCAACGGTGAAAAACTGA
- a CDS encoding ABC transporter permease: protein MGRYVLRRLLQMVPVFVGTTFLIYVLVWAVPGDPFEGKCGERDCPESYVSMMRDRFNLDDPLLLQYWKYLVNLLQGDFGVTSSGVQVVDRIAATFPVTLRLALVALLVEAVIGITAGVVSGLRNRGFLDSLVLVSTLFLISIPVFVTGYVVQLVFGLQLGWIAPTVTTPSFGNLLVPGFVLASLSMAYVARLSRASIAENRRADYVRTAAAKGLPPRRIVGVHLLRNSLIPVITFLGTDLGAFLGGAIVTEGIFNVPGVGGLVFRSILTKDGAMVTGVVTVLVLVYLLMTLLVDLLYAVLDPRIRYE from the coding sequence TTGGGGCGCTACGTGCTGCGCAGGCTGTTGCAGATGGTGCCGGTGTTCGTCGGCACCACGTTCCTGATCTACGTGCTGGTGTGGGCGGTGCCCGGCGACCCGTTCGAGGGCAAGTGCGGCGAGCGCGACTGCCCCGAGTCCTACGTGTCGATGATGCGCGACCGGTTCAACCTCGACGACCCGCTGCTCCTGCAGTACTGGAAGTACCTCGTCAACCTGCTGCAGGGCGACTTCGGCGTCACGTCGTCCGGCGTGCAGGTGGTCGACCGGATCGCGGCGACGTTCCCGGTGACCCTGCGCCTGGCGCTGGTGGCCCTGCTGGTCGAGGCCGTCATCGGCATCACCGCGGGCGTCGTGTCCGGGCTGCGCAACCGCGGCTTCCTGGACAGCCTGGTGCTGGTCTCGACGCTGTTCCTGATCTCCATCCCGGTGTTCGTCACCGGGTACGTCGTGCAGCTGGTCTTCGGCCTGCAGCTCGGGTGGATCGCGCCGACGGTCACCACGCCGTCGTTCGGCAACCTGCTCGTGCCCGGCTTCGTGCTGGCCAGCCTGTCGATGGCCTACGTGGCCCGGCTGTCCCGGGCGAGCATCGCCGAGAACCGGCGCGCCGACTACGTGCGCACCGCCGCGGCGAAGGGGCTGCCGCCGCGGCGCATCGTCGGCGTGCACCTGCTGCGGAACTCGCTGATCCCGGTGATCACGTTCCTCGGCACCGACCTGGGCGCGTTCCTGGGCGGCGCGATCGTCACCGAGGGCATCTTCAACGTGCCCGGCGTCGGCGGGCTGGTGTTCCGCTCCATCCTGACCAAGGACGGCGCCATGGTGACCGGCGTGGTCACCGTGCTGGTGCTGGTGTACCTGCTGATGACGTTGCTGGTCGACCTGCTGTACGCGGTCTTGGACCCGAGGATCCGCTATGAGTGA
- a CDS encoding lytic transglycosylase domain-containing protein codes for MTPRQWGFAATATAAMLVPALLHTANPVDWINLAARSDVEIVPPGSGDVLGTLALNGRGQLGATGKLPEADEVSAALLADADDPSEFEDDLPPLEGGFLREGQHGIPGVMLDAYMRAADRLAQTTPGCNLDWPLLASIGRIESGHARGGRVAENGTTVNPILGPVLDGGPGMAAIRDTDGGRFDGDRTWDRAVGPMQFIPSTWAGYAADGNGDGDRDPNNIYDATIGAGNYLCANGADVSDPEQRARSVFRYNHSNEYVATVLYWADIYASGVPVLPDMVGSDDDFGQDQDQDPSNGTPPNDNGTAPPGNTTPPSSGTPNPTTTTTTSRPGVTITLSPTGSTTTTTTTTPTCPTDTPTSTSTTTSTTAPTSTTTPPVPPSCVTTTTTTTTTTTTAAEPAVTTTPEGTTPGGTTGGSSSSSGSSVGSSSSGGSSSSSGDRPSVTSSMRAT; via the coding sequence ATGACGCCTCGGCAATGGGGCTTCGCCGCCACCGCGACCGCCGCGATGCTGGTGCCCGCGCTGCTGCACACCGCGAACCCGGTCGACTGGATCAACCTCGCGGCCCGCTCCGACGTGGAAATCGTGCCGCCCGGCTCCGGCGACGTGCTGGGCACCCTCGCGCTGAACGGCAGGGGCCAGCTGGGCGCGACCGGCAAGCTGCCGGAGGCCGACGAGGTGAGCGCCGCGCTGCTGGCCGACGCGGACGACCCGTCGGAGTTCGAGGACGACCTGCCCCCGCTGGAGGGCGGTTTCCTGCGCGAGGGCCAGCACGGCATCCCCGGCGTGATGCTCGACGCCTACATGCGGGCGGCGGACCGGCTGGCGCAGACCACCCCCGGCTGCAACCTCGACTGGCCGCTGCTGGCGAGCATCGGCCGGATCGAGTCCGGGCACGCCCGGGGCGGCCGGGTCGCCGAGAACGGCACCACGGTCAACCCGATCCTGGGCCCGGTGCTCGACGGCGGGCCCGGCATGGCCGCCATCCGGGACACCGACGGCGGCCGGTTCGACGGCGACCGCACGTGGGACCGGGCGGTCGGCCCGATGCAGTTCATCCCGTCCACCTGGGCCGGTTACGCGGCCGACGGCAACGGCGACGGCGACCGGGACCCGAACAACATCTACGACGCCACCATCGGCGCGGGCAACTACCTGTGCGCGAACGGCGCGGACGTGAGCGACCCGGAGCAGCGCGCGCGCTCGGTGTTCCGCTACAACCACTCGAACGAGTACGTGGCCACGGTGCTGTACTGGGCGGACATCTACGCCAGCGGCGTGCCCGTGCTGCCGGACATGGTCGGCTCGGACGACGACTTCGGGCAGGACCAGGACCAGGACCCGTCGAACGGCACCCCGCCGAACGACAACGGCACCGCGCCGCCCGGCAACACCACGCCGCCGTCCTCGGGCACGCCGAACCCGACGACGACCACGACGACGTCGCGGCCCGGTGTGACGATCACCCTGTCGCCGACGGGCAGCACCACCACGACGACGACCACCACGCCGACGTGCCCCACGGACACGCCGACCAGCACCAGCACGACCACCAGCACCACGGCGCCGACGTCGACCACCACGCCCCCGGTCCCGCCGAGCTGCGTGACGACGACGACCACCACCACGACGACGACCACGACCGCCGCGGAGCCTGCCGTCACCACGACCCCCGAGGGCACGACGCCCGGCGGCACCACGGGCGGCAGCTCCAGCAGCTCCGGCAGCTCCGTCGGTTCCAGCAGCTCCGGCGGCTCGTCCTCGTCGTCCGGCGACCGCCCGTCGGTGACGTCGTCCATGAGGGCCACCTGA
- a CDS encoding ABC transporter substrate-binding protein, with product MSLARLAAAAAVVALAATACGSADTPAGSNTDAAITIFNTEPENPLVPGNTTEAGGSRVLDPLFTGLIEYSAQDAQPRNAMAESIETSDSKVFTVKIKQGWQFHDGSPVTAKSFVDAWNWTAYGPNATQGASFFSQIEGYEVVHPKDPDGPDGEQKAPTPTTDTMSGLEVVDDHTFTITLSEPFSVFPVTVGYEVFSPLPEAFFTDRQAFEANPIGNGPFKFVSRSVGTDIKLTRNDDYKGADKPKFKDLTLKVYQSRESAYADLVANNLDFMEELPPNALAGRQYETDLGDRVVQRETLNNQTIAFPLYLPPYDNVELRRAISMSINREEITQRIFEGTRKPADGWVHPLMKGYRPGQCGDYCAFDPDKAKAAYAKSGHTGEILLLSNTDGGHQEWAEAVVNSIKNTLGVETRFLPTTSFGEFRQKVNAHEMTGMYRAGWIADYPSIENWLTPLFRTGASSNDGLYSNPAFDAKLAEADRASSEDEAIELYLEAERMLAEDLPSVPLWTQNTIGGRSDRLKVANLDPFRTLDLYTVEVA from the coding sequence ATGTCACTTGCCCGATTAGCCGCCGCGGCCGCGGTGGTCGCCCTGGCGGCCACGGCCTGCGGTTCGGCGGACACGCCGGCCGGCTCGAACACCGACGCCGCCATCACCATCTTCAACACCGAGCCGGAGAACCCGCTCGTCCCGGGCAACACCACCGAGGCGGGCGGCAGCCGCGTCCTCGACCCGCTGTTCACCGGCCTGATCGAGTACAGCGCGCAGGACGCGCAGCCGAGGAACGCGATGGCCGAGTCCATCGAGACCTCCGACTCCAAGGTCTTCACCGTCAAGATCAAGCAGGGTTGGCAGTTCCACGACGGCAGCCCCGTCACCGCGAAGAGCTTCGTCGACGCCTGGAACTGGACCGCCTACGGCCCCAACGCCACCCAGGGCGCCAGCTTCTTCTCCCAGATCGAGGGCTACGAGGTCGTCCACCCCAAGGACCCCGACGGCCCCGACGGCGAGCAGAAGGCGCCGACCCCGACCACCGACACCATGTCCGGGCTGGAGGTCGTGGACGACCACACGTTCACCATCACCCTGTCCGAACCGTTCTCGGTGTTCCCGGTGACCGTCGGCTACGAGGTGTTCTCGCCCCTGCCGGAGGCGTTCTTCACCGACCGCCAGGCGTTCGAGGCCAACCCGATCGGCAACGGCCCGTTCAAGTTCGTCTCGCGCAGCGTCGGCACCGACATCAAGCTGACCCGCAACGACGACTACAAGGGCGCCGACAAGCCGAAGTTCAAGGACCTGACGCTCAAGGTCTACCAGAGCCGCGAGTCCGCCTACGCCGACCTCGTCGCGAACAACCTCGACTTCATGGAGGAACTGCCGCCCAACGCGCTGGCCGGCAGGCAGTACGAGACCGACCTCGGCGACCGGGTCGTGCAGCGCGAGACGCTGAACAACCAGACCATCGCGTTCCCGCTCTACCTGCCGCCCTACGACAACGTCGAGCTGCGCCGCGCGATCTCCATGTCGATCAACCGCGAGGAGATCACCCAGCGGATCTTCGAGGGCACCCGCAAACCCGCCGACGGCTGGGTGCACCCGCTGATGAAGGGCTACCGGCCCGGCCAGTGCGGCGACTACTGCGCGTTCGACCCGGACAAGGCCAAGGCCGCGTACGCCAAGTCCGGCCACACCGGCGAGATCCTGCTGCTGTCCAACACCGACGGCGGCCACCAGGAGTGGGCCGAAGCGGTCGTCAACAGCATCAAGAACACCCTCGGCGTCGAAACCAGGTTCCTGCCGACGACCAGCTTCGGCGAGTTCCGGCAGAAGGTGAACGCGCACGAGATGACCGGCATGTACCGGGCCGGCTGGATCGCCGACTACCCGTCGATCGAGAACTGGCTCACGCCGCTGTTCCGCACCGGCGCGTCCTCCAACGACGGGCTGTACTCCAACCCGGCGTTCGACGCCAAGCTCGCCGAGGCCGACCGGGCGTCCAGCGAGGACGAGGCCATCGAGCTGTACCTCGAAGCCGAGCGGATGCTGGCCGAGGACCTGCCGTCCGTCCCGCTGTGGACGCAGAACACCATCGGCGGCCGGTCCGACCGGCTCAAGGTGGCCAACCTCGACCCGTTCCGCACGCTCGACCTGTACACGGTCGAAGTGGCCTAG
- a CDS encoding exopolyphosphatase — MARVAAIDCGTNSIRLLVADVTTSDGGERWLRDVHREMRVVRLGQGVDATGQLHPDAIARTRAALADYANALRRKGAERVRMVATSATRDAANKDAFFAMTRDVLGVEAEVITGDEEARLSFTGAVSDLDAAEGPFLVSDIGGGSTELVLGAWDGVRGDVSAARSVDIGCVRLTERCLHGDPPTEAEVEEAVRVARDVLAEAFDAVPVSRARTWIGVAGTVTTLVALAKELPRYEPDEIHLARLSLDAIRETTSKLLTASHDERAALGPMHPGRVDVICGGALIVRTLADHLEARGITELVASEHDILDGIAFSLA; from the coding sequence ATGGCACGCGTGGCCGCGATCGACTGCGGGACCAACTCGATCCGCCTGCTGGTCGCCGACGTGACCACTTCGGACGGTGGCGAGCGGTGGCTGCGCGACGTGCACCGCGAGATGCGGGTCGTCCGGCTCGGCCAGGGCGTCGACGCCACCGGGCAGCTGCACCCCGACGCCATCGCCCGCACCCGCGCCGCGCTCGCCGACTACGCGAACGCCCTGCGCCGCAAGGGCGCCGAGCGGGTCCGCATGGTCGCCACCTCCGCCACCCGCGACGCCGCCAACAAGGACGCGTTCTTCGCCATGACCCGGGACGTCCTGGGCGTCGAGGCCGAGGTCATCACCGGCGACGAGGAAGCCCGGCTGTCGTTCACCGGCGCGGTGTCCGACCTGGACGCCGCCGAGGGCCCGTTCCTCGTCTCCGACATCGGCGGCGGCTCCACCGAACTCGTCCTCGGCGCCTGGGACGGCGTGCGCGGCGACGTCTCCGCCGCCCGGTCCGTCGACATCGGCTGCGTCCGGCTCACCGAGCGCTGCCTGCACGGCGACCCGCCCACCGAGGCCGAGGTCGAGGAGGCGGTGCGGGTGGCGCGGGACGTCCTCGCCGAGGCGTTCGACGCCGTCCCGGTGTCCCGGGCCCGCACCTGGATCGGGGTGGCCGGCACCGTCACCACGCTCGTCGCCCTGGCCAAGGAGCTGCCCCGGTACGAGCCGGACGAGATCCACCTCGCCCGGCTCAGCCTCGACGCCATCCGCGAGACCACCTCGAAGCTGCTCACCGCGAGTCACGACGAACGCGCCGCGCTCGGCCCGATGCACCCCGGCCGGGTGGACGTGATCTGCGGCGGCGCGCTGATCGTCCGCACGCTGGCCGACCACCTCGAAGCGCGGGGGATCACCGAACTCGTCGCGAGCGAGCACGACATCCTCGACGGCATCGCGTTCTCCCTGGCCTAG